One part of the Glycine soja cultivar W05 chromosome 11, ASM419377v2, whole genome shotgun sequence genome encodes these proteins:
- the LOC114375436 gene encoding nascent polypeptide-associated complex subunit beta-like, producing MNREKLMKMAGSVRTGGKGTVRRKKKAVHKTTTTDDKRLQSTLKRIGVNAIPAIEEVNIFKDDVVIQFLNPKVQASIAANTWVVSGSPQTKKLQDILPSIIHQLGPDNLENLKKLAEQFQKQAPEGATGSTTAQEENDDDDVPELVPGQDFETAAEETKAAS from the exons ATGAATCGGGAAAAATTGATGAAGATGGCCGGTTCGGTTAGAACTGGGGGAAAGGGCACCGTGAGAAG AAAGAAGAAGGCTGTCCACAAGACAACAACCACAGATGACAAAAGGCTTCAGAGCACCCTGAAGAGAATAGGGGTGAATGCCATCCCGGCTATTGAGGAGGTCAATATCTTTAAGGATGACGTAGTTATCCAGTTTCTAAATCCCAAAG TTCAAGCATCCATTGCTGCTAATACTTGGGTTGTCAGTGGTTCTCCACAAACAAAGA AGTTGCAGGATATACTCCCTAGCATTATCCACCAATTAG GACCAGATAACTTGGAAAACCTGAAGAAGCTGGCCGAGCAATTCCAGAAGCAGGCTCCTGAAGGAGCCACTGGTTCAACCACCGCCCAAGAGGAGAATGATGATGACGATGTCCCAGAGCTTGTTCCAGGCCAGGATTTTGAGACAGCTGCTGAGGAGACCAAGGCTGCTTCCTAG
- the LOC114376164 gene encoding receptor protein kinase CLAVATA1-like, with product MRSCVCYTLLLFVFFIWLHVATCSSFSDMDALLKLKESMKGDRAKDDALHDWKFSTSLSAHCFFSGVSCDQELRVVAINVSFVPLFGHVPPEIGELDKLENLTISQNNLTGELPKELAALTSLKHLNISHNVFSGYFPGKIILPMTELEVLDVYDNNFTGSLPEEFVKLEKLKYLKLDGNYFSGSIPESYSEFKSLEFLSLSTNSLSGNIPKSLSKLKTLRILKLGYNNAYEGGIPPEFGTMESLKYLDLSSCNLSGEIPPSLANMRNLDTLFLQMNNLTGTIPSELSDMVSLMSLDLSFNGLTGEIPTRFSQLKNLTLMNFFHNNLRGSVPSFVGELPNLETLQLWENNFSSELPQNLGQNGKFKFFDVTKNHFSGLIPRDLCKSGRLQTFLITDNFFHGPIPNEIANCKSLTKIRASNNYLNGAVPSGIFKLPSVTIIELANNRFNGELPPEISGDSLGILTLSNNLFTGKIPPALKNLRALQTLSLDTNEFLGEIPGEVFDLPMLTVVNISGNNLTGPIPTTFTRCVSLAAVDLSRNMLDGEIPKGMKNLTDLSIFNVSINQISGSVPDEIRFMLSLTTLDLSYNNFIGKVPTGGQFLVFSDKSFAGNPNLCSSHSCPNSSLKKRRGPWSLKSTRVIVMVIALATAAILVAGTEYMRRRRKLKLAMTWKLTGFQRLNLKAEEVVECLKEENIIGKGGAGIVYRGSMRNGSDVAIKRLVGAGSGRNDYGFKAEIETVGKIRHRNIMRLLGYVSNKETNLLLYEYMPNGSLGEWLHGAKGGHLKWEMRYKIAVEAAKGLCYLHHDCSPLIIHRDVKSNNILLDAHFEAHVADFGLAKFLYDLGSSQSMSSIAGSYGYIAPEYAYTLKVDEKSDVYSFGVVLLELIIGRKPVGEFGDGVDIVGWVNKTRLELSQPSDAAVVLAVVDPRLSGYPLISVIYMFNIAMMCVKEVGPTRPTMREVVHMLSNPPHSTTHTHNLINL from the exons ATGAGAAGCTGTGTGTGTTACACGCttttattgtttgttttcttcataTGGCTACACGTGGCAACGTGTTCTTCGTTCAGTGACATGGATGCGCTGCTGAAGCTGAAGGAGTCCATGAAGGGAGACAGAGCCAAAGACGACGCGCTCCATGACTGGAAGTTTTCCACGTCGCTTTCTGCACACTGTTTCTTTTCAGGTGTATCTTGCGACCAAGAACTTCGAGTTGTTGCTATCAACGTCTCCTTTGTTCCTCTCTTCGGCCACGTTCCGCCGGAGATCGGAGAATTGGACAAACTTGAAAACCTCACCATCTCGCAGAACAACCTCACCGGCGAACTTCCCAAGGAGCTCGCCGCCCTCACTTCCCTCAAGCACCTCAACATCTCTCACAACGTCTTCTCCGGCTATTTTCCCGGCAAAATAATTCTTCCGATGACCGAACTCGAGGTCCTCGACGTCTACGACAACAACTTCACCGGATCGCTTCCGGAAGAGTTCGTGAAACTGGAGAAATTGAAATACCTGAAGCTCGACGGAAACTATTTCTCCGGAAGCATACCGGAGAGTTACTCGGAGTTTAAGAGCTTGGAGTTTTTAAGCTTAAGCACCAATAGCTTATCGGGGAATATTCCGAAGAGTTTGTCTAAGTTGAAGACGCTGAGGATTCTCAAGCTCGGATACAACAACGCTTACGAAGGCGGAATTCCACCGGAGTTCGGCACCATGGAATCTCTGAAATACCTTGACCTCTCAAGCTGCAACCTCAGCGGCGAGATTCCACCGAGTCTAGCAAATATGAGAAACCTCGACACGTTGTTCTTGCAAATGAATAACCTCACCGGAACCATTCCGTCTGAGCTCTCCGACATGGTGAGCCTCATGTCACTGGATCTCTCCTTCAACGGCCTCACCGGGGAGATACCGACGCGCTTCTCTCAGCTGAAAAACCTCACTCTGATGAACTTCTTCCACAACAATCTCCGAGGCTCAGTTCCCTCCTTCGTCGGCGAGCTTCCTAATCTGGAAACGCTGCAGCTCTGGGAGAACAATTTCTCCTCTGAGCTCCCGCAGAACCTGGGGCAAAACGGGAAGTTCAAGTTCTTCGACGTCACGAAGAATCACTTCAGCGGGTTGATCCCTCGGGATTTGTGCAAGAGTGGGAGGTTACAAACGTTCTTGATCACAGATAACTTCTTCCATGGTCCAATCCCTAACGAGATTGCTAACTGCAAGTCTCTAACCAAGATCCGAGCCTCCAATAACTACCTTAACGGCGCAGTTCCGTCAGGGATTTTCAAGCTACCTTCCGTCACGATAATCGAGTTGGCCAATAACCGTTTTAACGGAGAACTGCCTCCCGAAATTTCCGGCGATTCACTCGGGATTCTCACTCTTTCCAACAACTTATTCACTGGGAAAATTCCCCCAGCGTTGAAGAACTTAAGGGCACTGCAGACTCTGTCACTTGACACGAACGAATTCCTTGGAGAAATCCCGGGGGAGGTTTTTGACCTACCAATGCTGACTGTGGTCAACATAAGCGGCAACAATCTCACCGGACCAATCCCAACGACGTTTACTCGCTGCGTTTCACTCGCCGCCGTTGATCTTAGCCGGAACATGCTTGACGGGGAGATTCCCAAGGGGATGAAAAACCTAACGGATTTAAGCATTTTCAATGTGTCGATAAACCAAATCTCAGGGTCAGTCCCAGACGAGATTCGCTTCATGTTGAGTCTCACCACGCTGGATCTCTCCTACAACAATTTCATCGGCAAGGTCCCTACCGGTGGTCAGTTTTTGGTCTTCAGCGACAAATCCTTTGCAGGGAACCCGAATCTCTGTAGTTCCCACTCTTGCCCTAATTCCTCGTTGAAGAAGAGACGCGGCCCTTGGAGTTTGAAATCGACGAGGGTGATCGTCATGGTGATTGCACTGGCCACTGCGGCGATTCTCGTGGCGGGGACGGAGTAcatgaggaggaggaggaagctGAAGCTTGCGATGACGTGGAAGCTGACGGGGTTCCAGCGGCTGAACTTGAAAGCCGAGGAGGTGGTGGAGTgtctaaaagaagagaacataaTAGGAAAAGGAGGAGCAGGGATCGTGTACCGCGGGTCCATGAGAAACGGAAGCGACGTGGCAATAAAGCGGTTGGTTGGAGCGGGGAGTGGAAGGAACGATTACGGGTTCAAAGCGGAGATAGAGACGGTGGGGAAGATAAGGCACAGGAACATAATGAGGCTTTTGGGTTACGTGTCGAACAAGGAGACGAACTTGCTTCTGTATGAGTACATGCCGAATGGGAGCTTAGGGGAGTGGCTGCATGGTGCCAAGGGAGGTCATTTAAAGTGGGAAATGAGGTACAAGATTGCGGTGGAAGCTGCAAAGGGACTATGCTATTTGCACCATGATTGTTCCCCTCTTATCATTCACAGGGATGTCAAGTCTAATAATATATTGCTCGATGCTCACTTTGAGGCTCATGTTGCTGATTTTGGCCTTGCCAAGTTCTTGTACGACCTTGGCTCCTCTCAGTCCATGTCCTCCATTGCTGGCTCCTACGGCTACATTGCTCCAG AGTATGCTTACACTTTGAAAGTGGACGAGAAAAGTGATGTGTACAGCTTTGGCGTGGTGCTGTTGGAACTGATAATAGGGAGGAAGCCAGTTGGTGAGTTTGGAGACGGGGTGGACATCGTTGGATGGGTCAACAAAACGAGATTGGAGCTCTCTCAGCCGTCGGATGCAGCAGTAGTGTTGGCAGTGGTGGACCCAAGGCTTAGTGGGTATCCATTGATAAGTGTCATTTACATGTTCAACATAGCTATGATGTGTGTTAAAGAAGTGGGGCCCACTAGGCCTACCATGAGGGAAGTAGTTCATATGCTCTCAAATCCTCCTCACTCTACCACTCACACTCACAACCTAATTAATCTCTAG